The proteins below are encoded in one region of Micromonospora pisi:
- the paaA gene encoding 1,2-phenylacetyl-CoA epoxidase subunit PaaA, giving the protein MYGNDFSDASDEPAGGLIDQVEAAEAALRAAATQARPGAGVDLSEASESDLDYYFTAVIEADQKIEPRDWMPDSYRKTLIRQIAQHAHSEIIGMQPEGNWISRAPSLKRKAILLAKVQDEAGHGLYLYAAAETLGISRDELVDMLLEGRQKYSSIFNYPTLTWADVGAIGWLVDGAAIVNQVPLCRCSYGPYARAMIRVCKEESFHQRQGYEILHTLSHGTPDQQAMAQDAVDRWWYPSLAMFGPPDTDSTHSAQSMAWKIKRFSNDELRQRFVDMCVQQAGFLGLRLPDPDLRWNEQRQAHDYTQPDYAELMRVIKGDGPCNRQRIDHRRRAHTDGAWVRAAATAYAAKRAARTLEPAQ; this is encoded by the coding sequence GTGTACGGCAACGACTTCTCCGATGCGTCCGACGAGCCGGCTGGTGGCTTGATCGACCAGGTCGAGGCGGCCGAGGCGGCGTTGCGGGCCGCGGCCACCCAGGCGCGGCCCGGCGCTGGCGTCGACCTGTCCGAGGCGAGCGAAAGTGATCTCGACTACTACTTCACCGCGGTGATCGAGGCGGACCAGAAGATCGAACCCCGGGACTGGATGCCCGACTCCTACCGGAAGACGCTGATCCGGCAGATCGCCCAACATGCCCATTCCGAGATCATCGGCATGCAGCCGGAGGGCAACTGGATCAGCCGCGCCCCCTCGCTCAAGCGCAAGGCGATCCTGCTGGCGAAGGTCCAGGACGAGGCCGGGCACGGCCTCTACCTCTACGCCGCCGCCGAGACCCTCGGGATCAGCCGGGACGAACTCGTCGACATGCTGCTCGAAGGCCGCCAGAAGTACAGCTCGATCTTCAACTACCCCACCCTGACCTGGGCCGATGTCGGCGCCATCGGGTGGCTGGTGGATGGCGCGGCAATCGTCAACCAGGTGCCGCTGTGCCGGTGCTCGTACGGGCCCTACGCCCGCGCCATGATCCGGGTCTGCAAGGAGGAGTCCTTCCACCAGCGCCAGGGCTACGAGATCCTGCACACCCTGTCCCACGGCACCCCGGACCAGCAGGCCATGGCCCAGGACGCGGTGGACCGCTGGTGGTACCCGTCGTTGGCGATGTTCGGTCCACCGGACACCGACTCGACCCACTCCGCCCAGTCCATGGCCTGGAAGATCAAGCGCTTCTCCAACGACGAACTGCGGCAACGGTTCGTCGACATGTGCGTACAGCAGGCCGGCTTCCTCGGCCTCCGGCTGCCCGACCCGGATCTGCGCTGGAACGAGCAGCGCCAGGCACACGACTACACCCAGCCGGACTACGCGGAGCTGATGCGAGTGATCAAGGGCGACGGGCCGTGCAACCGGCAACGGATCGACCACCGCCGTCGGGCGCACACCGATGGCGCCTGGGTACGTGCGGCCGCCACCGCGTACGCCGCCAAGCGCGCCGCCCGCACCCTGGAGCCGGCCCAGTGA
- the mqnC gene encoding cyclic dehypoxanthinyl futalosine synthase — MTGSREIDNILQRGADGGRITPEEALLLYTEAPFHALGEAADAVRRRRYPDNIVTYLIDRNINYTNVCVTACKFCAFYRAPKHGEGWTHPTEEILRRCGEAVELGATQVMLQGGHHPDYGVEYYEELFSSVKAAYPQLVIHSIGPSEILHMAKVSGVSLDEAIRRIKVAGLDSIAGAGAEMLPDRPRKAIAPLKESGQRWLEVMELAHRQGIESTATMMMGTGETNAERIEHLRMIRDVQDRTGGFRSFIPWTYQPENNHLKGRTQATTLEYLRLIAVARLFFETVPHLQASWLTTGKEAGQLALHMGVDDLGSIMLEENVISSAGARHRSNLQDLIWMIRSAGRIPAQRDTLYRHLAVHRTPDEDPRDDRVVSHFSSIALPGGGVGKSLPLVEAK; from the coding sequence GTGACTGGGAGCCGCGAGATCGACAACATCCTGCAACGTGGTGCCGACGGTGGGCGGATCACGCCCGAGGAGGCGCTGCTGCTCTACACCGAGGCGCCGTTCCACGCCCTCGGCGAGGCTGCCGACGCGGTACGCCGCCGCCGGTATCCGGACAACATCGTCACGTACCTGATCGACCGCAATATCAACTACACCAACGTCTGCGTCACGGCGTGCAAGTTCTGCGCGTTCTACCGGGCGCCGAAGCACGGCGAGGGCTGGACCCACCCCACCGAGGAGATCCTGCGCCGGTGCGGCGAGGCGGTCGAACTCGGTGCGACCCAGGTGATGTTGCAGGGCGGCCACCACCCCGACTACGGCGTGGAGTACTACGAGGAACTCTTCTCCTCGGTCAAGGCGGCATACCCGCAGCTGGTGATCCACTCGATCGGGCCGAGTGAGATCCTGCACATGGCGAAGGTGTCGGGTGTCTCACTCGACGAGGCGATCCGTCGGATCAAGGTCGCCGGGCTGGACTCGATCGCGGGCGCCGGCGCCGAGATGTTGCCGGACCGGCCGCGCAAGGCGATCGCGCCGCTGAAGGAGTCCGGGCAGCGCTGGCTCGAGGTGATGGAGCTCGCCCACCGTCAGGGGATCGAGTCCACCGCCACGATGATGATGGGGACCGGCGAGACCAACGCCGAGCGGATCGAGCACCTGCGGATGATCCGCGACGTGCAGGACCGTACCGGCGGGTTCCGGTCGTTCATCCCGTGGACGTACCAGCCCGAGAACAACCACCTCAAGGGGCGGACCCAGGCCACGACCCTGGAGTACCTGCGGCTGATCGCGGTGGCCCGGCTCTTCTTCGAGACCGTGCCGCACCTGCAGGCGTCCTGGCTGACCACCGGTAAGGAGGCGGGTCAGCTCGCGCTGCACATGGGCGTCGACGACCTCGGCTCGATCATGCTGGAGGAGAACGTCATCTCCTCGGCCGGAGCCCGGCACCGGTCCAACCTCCAGGACCTGATCTGGATGATCCGCTCCGCCGGCCGGATTCCGGCGCAGCGGGACACCCTCTACCGCCACCTGGCGGTGCACCGCACCCCGGACGAGGACCCGCGGGACGACCGCGTGGTCTCCCACTTCTCCTCGATCGCCCTGCCCGGCGGAGGAGTGGGTAAGTCGTTGCCGTTGGTGGAGGCGAAGTAG
- a CDS encoding HelD family protein, whose protein sequence is MRQRAEALFSTGENVAGDSYTAEMLGRTLSRRVAELADDPTTPLFFGRLTFPEVDYHIGRRHVTDDLGEPMVLDWRAPVSRSFYRASVRDPQGVATRRRFGFSAGVLTSFEDEHLDRGEELGTASRILTAEIERPRVGPMRDIVATIQPEQDELVRAELETSICVQGAPGTGKTAVGLHRAAYLLYLHRERLRRSGVLIVGPNRAFLSYIAAVLPALGEVEVAQATVEDLVTAAFVRQEFGERGRTITVRGSDTPAVAGLKHDVRMAEVLRRAVAAHIREPEESITVSDGSFRWRIGTEVLRRVVDEARRERLPYGIGRERVRARVVSLLQRQAEARRGESPNDAWLRRMGKAAPVTGFLDAAWPALTPDGLVHHLFSDPDALATAAGDLLTAAEQELLIWAKPPRTAKAAKWSAADAVLIDEAAGLIERVASFGHVVVDEAQDLSPMQCRAIARRSVHGSITLLGDLAQGTAPWAATDWRESLAHLGKPDAAVVPLTIGFRVPAAVVAFANRLLPALAVDVPPAESLRRDGALDLRTVDDLDSATVTEVRAALAYEGSVAVIAADVAVDRLAGALAGAGIATSTADDVEATERVTVVPASLVKGLEYDHVIVVEPAQIVAAEPRGLHRLYVVLTRAVSRLAVLHHDPLPDPLGPVIATR, encoded by the coding sequence ATGCGGCAACGTGCCGAAGCCCTCTTCAGCACCGGCGAGAACGTCGCCGGTGACTCGTACACGGCGGAAATGCTCGGCCGTACGCTCTCCCGCCGGGTCGCCGAACTGGCCGACGACCCGACCACCCCGCTCTTCTTCGGTCGGCTCACCTTTCCCGAGGTCGACTACCACATCGGTCGGCGGCACGTCACCGACGACCTCGGCGAACCGATGGTGCTGGACTGGCGGGCGCCGGTCTCCCGGTCGTTCTACCGGGCCAGCGTCCGCGACCCGCAGGGCGTCGCCACCCGGCGCCGCTTCGGCTTCAGCGCCGGCGTCCTGACCAGCTTCGAGGACGAGCACCTGGACCGGGGCGAGGAGCTCGGCACCGCCTCCCGGATCCTCACCGCCGAGATCGAACGCCCCCGCGTCGGCCCGATGCGCGACATCGTCGCCACCATCCAGCCGGAGCAGGACGAACTTGTCCGGGCCGAACTGGAGACCTCGATCTGCGTACAGGGGGCGCCCGGCACCGGCAAGACGGCCGTCGGGCTGCACCGCGCCGCGTACCTGCTCTACCTGCACCGCGAACGGCTGCGCCGCTCCGGCGTACTCATCGTCGGGCCGAACCGGGCGTTCCTGTCCTACATCGCCGCCGTACTGCCCGCGCTCGGTGAGGTGGAGGTAGCCCAGGCCACGGTCGAGGACCTGGTCACCGCCGCCTTCGTCCGGCAGGAGTTCGGGGAGCGTGGACGCACCATCACCGTCCGGGGCAGCGACACCCCGGCCGTCGCCGGACTCAAGCACGACGTACGGATGGCCGAGGTGCTGCGCCGGGCGGTGGCCGCCCACATCCGCGAGCCGGAGGAGTCGATCACGGTCTCGGACGGCTCGTTCCGCTGGCGGATCGGGACCGAGGTGCTGCGCCGGGTGGTCGACGAGGCCCGCCGGGAGCGGCTGCCGTACGGCATCGGCCGCGAACGGGTCCGGGCCCGGGTGGTCAGCCTGCTGCAACGGCAGGCCGAGGCGCGCCGGGGCGAGTCACCGAACGACGCCTGGCTGCGCCGGATGGGCAAGGCCGCGCCGGTGACCGGGTTCCTCGACGCGGCCTGGCCGGCGCTCACCCCGGACGGGCTCGTGCACCACCTCTTCTCCGACCCCGACGCGCTCGCCACCGCGGCAGGCGACCTGCTCACCGCCGCCGAACAGGAACTCCTGATCTGGGCGAAACCACCTCGCACCGCGAAGGCGGCGAAGTGGAGTGCGGCGGACGCGGTCCTCATCGACGAGGCCGCCGGCCTGATCGAACGGGTGGCCAGCTTCGGTCACGTGGTCGTCGACGAGGCACAGGACCTCTCCCCGATGCAGTGCCGGGCGATCGCCCGCCGCAGCGTGCACGGCTCGATCACCCTCCTCGGCGACCTCGCCCAGGGCACCGCGCCGTGGGCCGCCACCGACTGGCGGGAATCCCTGGCCCACCTGGGCAAGCCGGACGCCGCCGTGGTGCCGCTGACCATCGGTTTCCGGGTGCCGGCGGCGGTGGTCGCGTTCGCCAACCGGCTGCTGCCGGCGCTCGCTGTCGACGTACCACCGGCCGAGTCGCTGCGCCGCGACGGCGCACTGGATCTGCGTACGGTGGACGACCTGGACTCGGCGACGGTGACCGAGGTACGGGCGGCCCTGGCGTACGAGGGCTCGGTGGCGGTGATCGCCGCGGACGTGGCGGTCGACCGGCTGGCCGGCGCGCTCGCCGGGGCCGGGATCGCCACCTCGACCGCCGACGACGTCGAGGCCACCGAGCGGGTCACCGTGGTTCCGGCGAGCCTGGTCAAGGGACTGGAGTACGACCACGTCATCGTCGTCGAGCCGGCCCAGATCGTGGCCGCCGAACCCCGTGGGCTGCACCGGCTCTATGTGGTACTGACCCGGGCCGTCTCCCGCCTCGCCGTGCTCCACCACGACCCGCTCCCCGACCCGCTCGGCCCGGTGATCGCCACCCGGTGA
- the paaE gene encoding 1,2-phenylacetyl-CoA epoxidase subunit PaaE: MSSVTITRPVRRRPVFHPLPVTAVDRLTDDAVAITFAVPDDLRETFAFRPGQHLTVRRRDEVTGDEVRRSYSICSTPSELAGRGRLRIGVREVPGGAFSLNACRLLRAGDTVEVMPPLGHFSTALRPDRARHYAAVAAGSGITPVLSLIATALAVEPASTFTLVYGNRNARSVMFTEELADLKDRYPTRLHLIHVLSREPGESPLLSGRVDADRLRRLLDHLVPAERIDEWFLCGPYGMVTDARDVLAARGVAAEVVHTELFHVDEPPAPPVRPTTAVTAGTDVTIVLDGRASSFRMDRTERVLDAALKVRGELPYACKGGVCSTCRAKVVTGEVSMARNYALEPEEVAAGYVLTCQSSPVGDRLVIDYDA; encoded by the coding sequence ATGAGCAGCGTGACGATCACCCGTCCGGTACGCCGCCGGCCGGTCTTCCACCCGCTACCGGTCACCGCCGTGGACCGGCTCACCGACGACGCGGTCGCGATCACCTTCGCCGTCCCGGACGACCTGCGGGAGACCTTCGCGTTCCGGCCCGGCCAGCACCTCACCGTGCGGCGACGCGACGAGGTGACCGGTGACGAGGTGCGCCGGTCGTACTCCATCTGCTCCACCCCGTCCGAGTTGGCCGGTCGCGGCCGCCTCCGGATCGGGGTCCGCGAGGTACCCGGCGGTGCCTTCTCCCTCAACGCCTGCCGTCTGCTCCGCGCCGGTGACACGGTCGAGGTGATGCCGCCGCTCGGACACTTCAGCACCGCGCTGCGCCCGGACCGGGCCCGGCACTACGCCGCGGTGGCCGCTGGCTCGGGGATCACGCCGGTGCTCTCGCTGATCGCGACCGCGCTCGCCGTCGAACCGGCGAGCACCTTCACCCTGGTGTACGGCAACCGCAACGCTCGCAGCGTGATGTTCACCGAGGAACTGGCCGACCTGAAGGACCGCTATCCGACCCGGCTGCACCTGATCCACGTGCTCTCCCGGGAGCCGGGTGAGTCCCCGCTGCTCTCCGGCAGGGTCGACGCGGACCGGCTGCGGCGGCTCCTGGACCACCTGGTGCCAGCCGAGCGGATCGACGAGTGGTTCCTCTGTGGTCCGTACGGGATGGTCACCGACGCCCGGGACGTGCTTGCCGCGCGTGGGGTGGCGGCCGAGGTCGTACACACCGAGTTGTTCCATGTCGACGAGCCGCCCGCGCCGCCGGTACGGCCGACCACGGCGGTGACCGCCGGCACCGACGTCACCATCGTGCTGGACGGTCGCGCCTCGTCGTTCCGGATGGACCGGACCGAGCGGGTGCTCGACGCCGCGCTCAAGGTACGCGGGGAACTGCCGTACGCGTGCAAGGGCGGGGTCTGTTCGACCTGCCGGGCGAAGGTGGTGACCGGCGAGGTGTCGATGGCGCGCAACTACGCGCTGGAGCCGGAGGAGGTCGCCGCCGGTTATGTCCTGACCTGCCAGTCCAGCCCGGTCGGCGACCGCCTCGTGATCGACTACGACGCCTGA
- the paaC gene encoding 1,2-phenylacetyl-CoA epoxidase subunit PaaC, producing MSVSVEHLLRLGDDALVAAQRLGEWAAAAPEMEEDIALANIALDQLGAARLLLSYAGEREGAGRDEDALAYLRDDRQYRNCLLVELPNGDFAVTMAKLLFLAAYQLPLYTALSRCGDERLAAIGDKARKESAYHLDHASLWTVRLGDGTDESHHRMQAAIDQVWPYTHELCAADPEAPVDPSSLRPAFMATVDAVLTEATLVRPADGWAPSGGRSGVHTEHLSYLLAEMQVLHRAHPGARW from the coding sequence GTGAGCGTCTCCGTCGAACACCTGCTCCGGCTCGGCGACGACGCCCTCGTCGCGGCGCAGCGGCTCGGTGAGTGGGCCGCCGCCGCACCCGAGATGGAAGAGGACATCGCGCTGGCGAACATCGCGCTCGACCAGCTCGGCGCGGCGCGGCTGCTGCTGTCGTACGCGGGCGAGCGGGAAGGCGCCGGCCGGGACGAGGACGCCCTGGCGTACCTGCGCGACGATCGGCAGTACCGCAACTGCCTGCTGGTGGAACTTCCCAACGGTGACTTCGCGGTCACCATGGCGAAGCTGCTCTTCCTCGCCGCGTACCAGCTTCCGCTCTACACCGCGCTGAGTAGATGCGGCGACGAGCGGCTCGCTGCCATCGGCGACAAGGCTCGCAAGGAGTCGGCGTACCACCTCGACCACGCCTCACTCTGGACCGTCCGGCTCGGCGACGGCACCGACGAGTCGCACCACCGGATGCAGGCGGCGATCGACCAGGTCTGGCCGTACACGCACGAACTCTGCGCCGCCGACCCGGAGGCGCCGGTCGACCCGTCCAGCCTGCGGCCGGCCTTCATGGCCACGGTCGACGCCGTGCTGACCGAGGCGACGCTGGTACGTCCGGCCGACGGCTGGGCACCGAGCGGTGGGCGCTCCGGGGTGCACACCGAGCATCTCTCGTACCTGCTGGCCGAGATGCAGGTGCTGCACCGGGCCCATCCCGGCGCGCGCTGGTGA
- a CDS encoding demethylmenaquinone methyltransferase — MTGTPHGQRASLDKQPHEVAAMFDGVASRYDLTNTIVSFGQDRGWRRATRAALGLRPGERVLDVGAGTGVSTEELAHSGAYAVGLDLSIGMLRAGRRSRPEVPLLAGDALRLPFPDASFDAVTISLALRNVVDSEAALREMARVTRPGGRLVVCEFSTPTNPVFRTVYLSYLMRSLPVVARTVSSNPDAYVYLAESIRAWPDQAGLAARIAASGWGSVGWRNLTGGIVALHRAVRE; from the coding sequence GTGACCGGTACCCCACACGGACAGCGTGCCAGCCTGGACAAGCAGCCGCACGAGGTGGCGGCGATGTTCGATGGCGTCGCGTCCCGGTATGACCTGACGAACACGATCGTCTCCTTCGGCCAGGACCGGGGATGGCGGCGGGCGACCCGGGCCGCGCTCGGGCTGCGCCCCGGTGAACGGGTTCTCGACGTCGGCGCCGGCACCGGTGTCTCGACCGAGGAGCTGGCCCATTCCGGTGCGTACGCGGTGGGGCTCGACCTCTCCATCGGCATGCTGCGGGCCGGGCGCCGGAGCCGGCCGGAGGTGCCGTTGCTCGCCGGTGACGCGTTGCGGTTGCCGTTTCCGGACGCTTCCTTCGATGCGGTGACCATCTCACTGGCCCTGCGCAACGTGGTGGACAGCGAGGCGGCGCTGCGGGAGATGGCGCGGGTGACCCGGCCGGGTGGCCGGCTGGTGGTCTGCGAGTTCAGTACGCCGACCAACCCGGTCTTCCGTACCGTCTACCTCTCCTACCTGATGCGCTCGCTGCCGGTGGTGGCGCGGACGGTGTCGAGCAATCCCGACGCCTACGTCTACCTGGCCGAGTCGATCCGGGCCTGGCCGGACCAGGCCGGGCTGGCCGCGCGGATCGCCGCCTCGGGGTGGGGTTCGGTTGGTTGGCGGAACCTGACCGGCGGCATCGTGGCGCTGCACCGGGCCGTGCGCGAATAA
- the paaD gene encoding 1,2-phenylacetyl-CoA epoxidase subunit PaaD — MSPRAAAAAVADPEIRVLTIEELGILRDVRQEPGTGRVTVTITPTYTGCPAMDVIREDIRIALAAAGYPDAEVATVYAPAWSTDWVSASGRAKLAAAGIAPPGPAPSGDGPVPVRLTVRCPRCESADTEQVSRFGSTACKALWRCRACREPFDQMKAL; from the coding sequence GTGAGCCCACGGGCAGCGGCAGCGGCGGTGGCCGACCCGGAGATCCGGGTGCTGACCATCGAGGAACTGGGCATCCTGCGTGACGTGCGGCAGGAGCCGGGGACCGGTCGGGTGACCGTGACGATCACCCCCACCTACACCGGCTGCCCCGCGATGGACGTCATCCGGGAGGACATCCGGATCGCCCTCGCCGCCGCCGGCTACCCGGACGCCGAGGTCGCGACCGTCTACGCGCCGGCCTGGAGCACCGACTGGGTCTCCGCGTCCGGCCGGGCCAAGCTCGCCGCCGCCGGCATCGCCCCGCCGGGACCCGCGCCCTCGGGGGACGGGCCGGTGCCGGTGCGACTGACCGTACGCTGCCCGCGCTGCGAGTCGGCCGACACCGAGCAGGTCAGCCGGTTCGGCTCCACCGCCTGCAAGGCGCTCTGGCGCTGCCGCGCCTGCCGTGAACCGTTCGACCAGATGAAGGCGTTATGA
- a CDS encoding transporter, whose translation MILDDDDLPPASPAETLRLIRQQQAETARHLSPDPRLVYWPWGVAWLVGFSLFFLRFGPDDRVFVNLPEWLPLTVLFVLLAAAGTLGAIGGARAYGQVTGDSSRRGQWYGIAWMLGFVTYGVTLGRVTDHLPDDLARLLWAAGAVGLTGVLHLAGGAIWLDRNLFRLGIWLTLINIVGVYAGPGWHALIVAVAGGGGMLVGGVIAWLRRGSGS comes from the coding sequence GTGATCCTCGACGATGACGACCTGCCGCCAGCCAGCCCGGCCGAGACACTGCGGCTGATCCGCCAGCAACAGGCCGAGACGGCGCGCCACCTCAGCCCCGACCCCCGCCTGGTCTACTGGCCCTGGGGAGTCGCCTGGCTGGTCGGATTCAGTCTCTTCTTCCTCCGCTTCGGCCCGGACGACCGGGTCTTCGTGAACCTGCCCGAGTGGCTGCCACTGACCGTCCTGTTCGTCCTGCTCGCCGCCGCCGGGACACTCGGCGCGATCGGCGGCGCCCGAGCGTACGGGCAGGTCACGGGCGACTCCTCCCGTCGCGGCCAGTGGTACGGCATCGCCTGGATGCTCGGCTTCGTCACCTACGGAGTCACCCTCGGCCGAGTCACCGACCACCTGCCGGACGACCTCGCCCGACTCCTCTGGGCCGCCGGCGCGGTCGGCCTGACCGGGGTGCTGCACCTGGCCGGCGGGGCGATCTGGCTGGACCGCAACCTGTTCCGGCTCGGCATCTGGCTCACGCTGATCAACATCGTCGGGGTGTACGCCGGACCCGGCTGGCACGCGCTGATCGTCGCGGTCGCCGGTGGCGGCGGCATGCTGGTCGGCGGCGTGATCGCCTGGCTGAGGCGCGGGAGCGGTTCGTGA
- a CDS encoding menaquinone biosynthetic enzyme MqnA/MqnD family protein, with the protein MGDLQRPRVGHIQFLNCLPIYWGLMRSGALIDFDLHKDTPERLSAALVAGDLDIGPITLVEYLRHADELLLLPNLAVGSDGPVLSVNVVSTRPLADLDGARVALGSTSRTGVLLAQMLLADRYGVRPDYFTCPPDLTQMLLEADAGVLIGDVALRALYEAPGRGLSVTDLGQAWRDWTGLPMVFAVWAVRRDFAAAHPGRVKEVHQAFLRSRDLCLAGLDEVAEAAARWEPFDAATLASYFRVLDFSLGDRQVGGLREFARRAAAIGATPALPEHGPAFFVG; encoded by the coding sequence ATGGGTGATCTTCAGCGACCTCGGGTAGGGCACATCCAGTTCCTCAACTGCCTGCCGATCTACTGGGGGCTGATGCGGTCCGGTGCCTTGATCGACTTCGATCTGCACAAGGACACGCCGGAGCGGCTCAGTGCCGCCCTGGTCGCGGGCGACCTGGACATCGGTCCGATCACGCTGGTCGAGTATCTGCGCCACGCCGACGAACTGCTCCTCCTGCCGAACCTCGCGGTCGGCAGCGACGGGCCGGTGCTCTCGGTGAACGTCGTCTCCACCCGGCCGCTGGCAGACCTGGACGGGGCCCGGGTGGCGCTCGGCTCCACCTCCCGTACCGGGGTGCTGCTCGCCCAGATGCTGCTCGCCGACCGGTACGGTGTCCGGCCCGACTACTTCACCTGCCCGCCCGACCTGACCCAGATGCTGCTTGAAGCCGACGCTGGGGTGCTGATCGGCGATGTCGCGCTCCGCGCGCTCTACGAGGCCCCGGGGCGGGGGCTGTCGGTCACCGACCTCGGGCAGGCATGGCGCGACTGGACCGGGCTACCCATGGTCTTCGCCGTCTGGGCCGTACGGCGCGACTTCGCCGCCGCCCACCCGGGTCGGGTCAAGGAGGTGCACCAGGCGTTCCTGCGCTCCCGTGACCTCTGCCTGGCCGGGCTGGACGAGGTGGCGGAGGCAGCGGCCCGCTGGGAGCCGTTCGACGCCGCCACCCTGGCGTCGTACTTCCGGGTGCTCGACTTCTCTCTCGGCGACCGCCAGGTTGGCGGGTTGCGGGAGTTCGCCCGCCGCGCCGCCGCGATCGGCGCCACGCCCGCGTTGCCGGAGCACGGTCCGGCCTTCTTCGTCGGCTGA
- the paaB gene encoding 1,2-phenylacetyl-CoA epoxidase subunit PaaB, which produces MSESSPLWEVFVRARRGLSHTHVGSLHAPDAELALRNARDLYTRRQEGVSIWVVPAGAITASSPDEKDAFFEPAADKIYRHPTFYEVPDGVAHL; this is translated from the coding sequence GTGAGCGAGTCGTCGCCGTTGTGGGAGGTGTTCGTACGGGCCCGGCGGGGCCTGTCCCACACGCACGTCGGCAGCCTGCACGCGCCCGACGCCGAACTGGCCCTGCGTAACGCCCGGGACCTCTACACCCGGCGCCAGGAGGGCGTGTCCATCTGGGTGGTGCCGGCGGGTGCGATCACCGCGTCCAGCCCGGACGAGAAGGACGCCTTCTTCGAACCGGCCGCCGACAAGATCTACCGCCACCCGACCTTCTACGAGGTACCCGACGGGGTGGCCCACCTGTGA
- a CDS encoding serine hydrolase — MAEPQGTGDLRARELTPLRIAVSAGVLLALVVAALGLLPGSPLAVRTAVEWNESPELADTTPTGNPVVPATPTPSPTPSPELPPLAVHPTDVKIDAKGWWAWALQDTRTGEIRGSGNMGETNATASLIKAWIGADFLRRSAEAGRKPTDAQLHQVQIMIRDSDNEAATALYQTIGGSASIKRLISICKLTDSKANGGWSRTSLSPRDVTRLAACIDDGRAAGPTWTTWLLDEMRAVRGSGDFGIRKAFPSIVQKTIAIKNGWVQRTAEQEVNVNCLAIGDGWTMGVMTRYPIDLGYTHGFKICQQVAAQLRTD, encoded by the coding sequence ATGGCCGAGCCACAGGGAACCGGCGATCTTCGCGCCAGGGAGCTAACGCCGCTGCGGATCGCCGTCAGCGCCGGCGTACTCCTGGCCCTGGTCGTTGCCGCGCTCGGGTTGCTGCCGGGATCTCCACTGGCGGTCCGTACCGCCGTCGAGTGGAACGAGTCCCCGGAACTGGCCGACACGACCCCGACCGGCAACCCGGTGGTTCCGGCGACACCGACCCCGAGCCCGACCCCGAGCCCGGAACTGCCGCCGCTCGCGGTGCACCCCACCGACGTCAAGATCGACGCGAAGGGCTGGTGGGCCTGGGCCCTCCAGGACACCAGGACCGGCGAGATCCGCGGCTCCGGCAACATGGGCGAGACCAATGCCACCGCCTCCCTGATCAAGGCATGGATCGGCGCGGACTTCCTGCGCCGATCGGCCGAGGCCGGCAGGAAACCGACCGACGCCCAGCTACACCAGGTCCAGATCATGATCCGGGACAGCGACAACGAGGCCGCCACCGCGCTCTACCAGACCATCGGCGGGTCCGCCTCGATCAAGCGGTTGATCAGCATCTGCAAGCTGACCGACAGCAAGGCCAACGGCGGCTGGAGCCGTACGTCGCTCTCGCCCCGGGACGTCACCCGGCTCGCCGCCTGCATCGACGACGGCCGGGCCGCCGGCCCCACCTGGACGACATGGCTGCTCGACGAGATGCGGGCGGTCCGGGGCTCCGGCGACTTCGGTATCCGCAAGGCCTTCCCGTCGATCGTCCAGAAAACGATCGCGATCAAGAACGGCTGGGTCCAACGCACGGCCGAGCAGGAGGTGAACGTGAACTGCCTCGCGATCGGGGACGGCTGGACCATGGGCGTGATGACCCGGTACCCGATCGACCTCGGCTACACCCACGGCTTCAAGATCTGCCAGCAGGTCGCGGCGCAGCTCCGTACGGACTGA